One segment of Sander vitreus isolate 19-12246 chromosome 20, sanVit1, whole genome shotgun sequence DNA contains the following:
- the wdr89 gene encoding WD repeat-containing protein 89 produces the protein MEGLEEKLKDLSIARRSLPEEPTYLLDVALQQPAGLLAVSCSNFTVHLHNKDSLNLLGEYRGHSGPLCGVVFSHASPDFLYSGSADGTVRGWDVRRPGTEAAQVFRSDPSHSYCSLDLSCSDALLCAGTEQVNDEDSFLVFWDVRKPGGGLLGVYSESHSDDITHVRFHPRERDRLASSSTDGLVNVFDLSRGAEDEALLATCNSDSSAGSVCWCGADYTQLLCLSHDEGLHLWDLGQLDTDEPLTVFSTADARGVALLADGGGVDYLVGGGWLEEAQKLLVVGGQNSGDLHLMECDGGGLRLLRTLGGGHASTVRCFLWDAAAEALVTGGEDAQLLLWKPGGEELSTGKRKSMKSESALSLKSRPHKKHGYQKEKKEARQTAV, from the coding sequence ATGGAGGGTTTGGAGGAGAAGCTCAAAGATCTGTCCATCGCTAGGCGCTCTCTTCCGGAGGAACCCACCTACCTGCTGGACGTGGCCCTGCAGCAGCCGGCCGGCCTGCTGGCCGTGTCCTGCTCCAACTTCACCGTCCACCTTCACAACAAGGACTCTCTGAACCTGCTGGGAGAGTACCGTGGCCACAGTGGGCCGCTTTGTGGGGTTGTTTTCTCCCACGCCTCCCCTGACTTCCTCTACTCCGGTTCTGCTGATGGGACGGTCCGGGGGTGGGACGTGCGCCGCCCCGGGACGGAGGCAGCCCAGGTGTTTAGAAGCGACCCGTCACACAGCTACTGCAGCTTGGACCTGAGCTGCAGCGATGCGCTCCTGTGTGCCGGCACCGAGCAGGTCAACGACGAGGACAGCTTCCTGGTTTTCTGGGATGTCCGAAAGCCAGGTGGTGGCCTCCTCGGTGTGTATTCTGAGTCACACAGTGACGACATCACACACGTGCGCTTCCACCCTCGAGAGAGGGACCGCCTGGCGTCTAGCTCCACGGACGGCCTCGTGAATGTGTTTGACCTGAGCCGGGGAGCAGAGGACGAGGCGCTGCTCGCAACCTGTAACAGCGACTCGTCGGCCGGCTCGGTGTGTTGGTGCGGCGCCGACTACACCCAGCTGCTGTGCCTCAGCCACGACGAGGGGCTCCACCTGTGGGATCTGGGTCAGCTGGACACAGACGAGCCCCTCACCGTCTTCAGCACCGCGGACGCACGCGGCGTGGCTCTGCTGGCCGACGGGGGAGGCGTGGATTACCTGGTGGGGGGCGGGTGGCTGGAGGAGGCCCAGAAGCTGCTGGTGGTCGGGGGGCAGAACAGCGGGGATCTCCACCTGATGGAGTGTGACGGCGGGGGGCTTCGCCTGCTGAGGACCCTGGGGGGCGGCCACGCCTCCACGGTGCGCTGCTTCCTGTGGGACGCGGCGGCGGAGGCTCTGGTCACCGGGGGAGAAGACGCTCAGCTGTTGCTGTGGAAACCAGGAGGGGAGGAGCTCAGCACAGGGAAAAGGAAGTCAATGAAGTCCGAATCAGCGTTGAGCCTCAAATCCAGGCCGCATAAAAAACACGGCTaccagaaagaaaagaaggaagcaAGACAAACCGCCGTGTGA